GCGCTGGAATCTATTTGAACAGAAAATAGCTGAGGTAAAAGCCAACATTGAGAAGCTGTCGAAAGGCGAGGCGCCTTACCAAAACGTGCCGCAGTACATGTACTTCCGTACACCATCGGCCAGCGCCTTGCAGTGGACCCGCTCTTTCTATCGGCCTTCGCCAGCTAATAACGCCCCCCCCACGGGCACCGTGCGTATAAACTGGCGCCTGAGTGTAGATGCCCAATATGTAGCCAATACCAAACCAGTAGGTACGGTTTACATTCAGAATGCTACTACTCGCGCTACTAGCACAGGTGCTGGCTTAGCTGCTGAGTACGTACCCGGCAAAGGCAAGGAGCTACTTCCGATTCCGCAAAGCACTATCGCCTCCGATCCGGCGCTCGTGCAGAACTTCGGCTACTAGCATTCTGCTGATGGCAACTACACCCACGTCAGATACCTTCTTTGAATCCAATCGTCTTCCCTGGGAGACGGTCGGAGAGGGGGTGAGTCGGCAGATTCTTGCTCACGAGCCTAGCTTGATGTTGGTACGCGTGAGCTTCGAGGCGGGCGCCGTGGGTGCTCTGCATCACCACGTGCACACGCAGATGAGCTACGTGGAAAGCGGCGTATTTCGGTGCACGGTAGGAGAGGAGGAACGCATGCTAAAAGCTGGCGACGCTTTCTATGCGCCTTCCAATGTGTGGCACGGCGTGGTGTGCGAAGAAGCGGGAAAATTGGTGGATGCCTTCAGCCCCATGCGGGAGGATTTTGTGTAATGCCCCGAAGGCACCTATACGATGCATATGAAACAACTACTCAAATCACTTGTGCTGCTACTGCTGTTGGGGGCTTTTTGCCCCCCGCTCAGGCTCAGCAGATTGTGGTAGCTCAGAATGGCTCGGGGCAGTTTCGCACTATTCAGGAAGCTATCAATAGCCTGCCGAATGAAGCGGCTAAACCACGGGTAATTCTGATCAAAAACGGCACCTACCGCGAGAAGCTTTTCATCGACGGCAAGGGCAATATCACGCTCAAAGGGCAGAGTGAAAAAGGAACTGTCATCACCATTTCACAGGCCCGCGACGCTTGGCGCTGCGACCCTGTGAAAGGCGCCGATGATTGGGGCGTGGCCACGCTGAACATGCGTAACTCCCCTGACATCACACTCGAAAATCTAACGTTCATCAACAGCTACGGCTTCGATGCCAAGGGTGAGACTACGATAGGCTGCCCCGCCGATCCAACGGGCAAAAAAGTGGTGCAAAAAGACGGTCACCAGATGGCCATGCGCACCTTCGGAGGCGCTACACGAATCACGGTGCGGCAATGTACTTTTCGCGCCCTGGGTGGCGACACGGTTAGCCCTTGGGACACGGAAGGCGGCATGTTCTATTTTCAGAACTGCACCATGGAAGGTGGCGTTGATTTCTACTGCCCGCGGGGCTGGGCGTACATCGAAAATAGCCGCTTTATCTGCCACAATATGTCGGCCGCAATCTGGCACGATGGCTCAGGTAATCGCGACTCCAAAACGGTGCTGAAGAACTGCACTTTTGAGGGCGACGACAACTTCAAATTGGGGCGCTACCACCGCGAGTCGCAGTTCTATCTGATTGACTGCAAGTTCCCCAAGAACATGGCCGATGCCGACATTTACCATTCACCCTCCGGGCCAGGTACGCCCAACTGGGGGCGGCGAGTGTACTATGCCAACTGCCACCGCGAAGGCGGCGACTACGCTTGGCACCGCGACAACCTGAATACGGCCGAAAATGCCCCCCAGGTGCGTGCAATTACGGCCAA
The window above is part of the Hymenobacter radiodurans genome. Proteins encoded here:
- a CDS encoding cupin domain-containing protein — translated: MATTPTSDTFFESNRLPWETVGEGVSRQILAHEPSLMLVRVSFEAGAVGALHHHVHTQMSYVESGVFRCTVGEEERMLKAGDAFYAPSNVWHGVVCEEAGKLVDAFSPMREDFV